From the Scophthalmus maximus strain ysfricsl-2021 chromosome 11, ASM2237912v1, whole genome shotgun sequence genome, one window contains:
- the si:cabz01090165.1 gene encoding leucine-rich repeat and fibronectin type III domain-containing protein 1-like protein isoform X1 yields MDGNGRTSSTNGAFMYRRGKKNTVLAAHTFTEIIPGPTAAMDAASSPLGPLLLPLLLLAVLLSSLPSGASSMLCPKRCTCQNLLPSYTVLCAKTGLLFVPPNIDRQTAELRLMDNFITTLRHRDFANMTSLIHLTLSRNTISQIRPYAFADLQDLHALHLDANRLTTLDDSHFQGLVNLRHLILANNQLHGISEGAFQDFLETLEDLDLSYNNLVDIPWETISLLVSVNTLSLDHNLIESVPEGIFSNLHKLARLDMTSNKLKKIPPDPLFLRIPVYAKMKGSPLTALVLSFGGNPLHCNCELVWLRRLTREDDLETCASPKDLAGKYFWTIREEEFVCEPPMITRHTSKMFVMEGQEVSLRCKSIGDPEPSTHWVSPDGKLIGNTSRTVCYENGSLDILKASVKDSGKFTCIASNAAGEATAPVELVVNPSPHFDPKLDPDPGPSDIPTSIKSNVSGGQARSDQQRVSVSDVTSSSATIRWPPQNHIPGVRMYQIQYNSSTDDILIYRMIPANHKYFLLSDLASSRDYELCVLAVYDDGITALTGTKLVGCVSFSTETEYGRCHSIRDQFLGGTMIIIIGGIIVASVLVFIFILLMKYKLHSNHYKQKAAARHANVCSQTNGGGGGGGGGGGATVLALPPSSSSSAGQGGGAIKNCQPSSSSTDGMGGASLRGTTVVDLNPTHEDDAISQ; encoded by the exons GCCGACAGCAGCCATGGACGCGGCCTCCTCGCCGCTcggccctctcctcctccccttgctCCTGCTCGCcgtcctcctgtcctccctcccctccggCGCCTCCTCCATGCTGTGCCCGAAGCGCTGCACCTGCCAGAACCTGCTGCCGTCCTACACGGTGCTGTGCGCCAAGACGGGCCTGCTCTTCGTCCCGCCCAACATCGACCGGCAGACGGCCGAGCTCCGGCTGATGGACAACTTCATCACGACGCTGAGGCACCGCGACTTCGCCAACATGACCAGCCTG ATCCACCTGACGCTGAGCAGAAACACCATCAGTCAGATCCGGCCGTACGCCTTCGCCGACCTCCAGGACCTCCACGCGCTCCACCTGGACGCCAACCGCCTCACCACCCTGGACGACTCGCACTTCCAGGGCCTGGTCAACCTGCGGCACCTCATCCTGGCCAACAACCAGCTGCACGGCATATCGGAGGGGGCCTTTCAG GACTTCCTGGAGACCCTGGAGGACTTGGATCTGAGCTACAACAACCTGGTGGACATCCCGTGGGAGACGATCTCCCTGCTGGTCAGCGTCAACACCCTGAGCCTGGACCACAACCTGATCGAGAGCGTCCCCGAGGGGATCTTCTCCAACCTGCACAAGCTGGCCCG ACTGGACATGACGTCCAACAAGCTGAAGAAGATTCCTCCCGACCCGTTGTTCCTGCGGATCCCGGTGTACGCCAAGATGAAGGGTTCCCCTCTCACGGCGCTGGTGCTGAGTTTCGGTGGGAACCCCCTGCACTGTAACTGCGAGCTGGTGTGGCTCCGCAGACTGACCAGGGAGGACGACCTGGAGACCTGCGCCTCGCCCAAAGACCTGGCCGGAAAATACTTCTGGACCATCAGAGAG GAAGAGTTTGTCTGCGAGCCCCCGATGATCACTCGTCACACCTCCAAGATGTTTGTGATGGAGGGTCAGGAGGTCAGCCTGCGCTGCAAGTCCATCGGGGATCCTGAACCTTCCACGCACTGGGTCAGCCCCGACGGGAAGCTGATCGGAAACACGTCCCGGACCGTCTGCTACGAGAACGGCTCGCTGGACATCCTCAAGGCCTCCGTCAAG GATTCTGGAAAGTTCACGTGCATAGCGTCGAACGCGGCCGGCGAGGCCACTGCTCCGGTCGAGTTAGTCGTCAACCCGTCGCCGCACTTTGACCCCAAGCTGGACCCTGACCCGGGGCCTTCGGACATCCCCACCTCCATCAAGTCCAACGTCAGCGGAGGCCAGGCCCGGTCGGACCAGCAGCGGGTCAGCGTGTCGGATGTGACGTCCAGCTCTGCCACGATCCGATGGCCGCCGCAGAACCACATCCCCGGTGTCCGCATGTACCAGATCCAGTACAACAGCTCCACAGACGATATCCTCATATACAG GATGATCCCAGCCAACCACAAGTACTTCCTGCTGAGCGACCTGGCGTCGTCGCGGGACTACGAGCTGTGCGTCTTGGCCGTGTACGACGACGGCATCACGGCGCTGACGGGCACCAAGCTGGTGGGCTGCGTGTCCTTCAGCACGGAGACGGAGTACGGACGCTGTCACTCCATTCGAGACCAG TTCCTGGGCGGCAcaatgatcatcatcatcgggGGGATCATCGTGGCCTCGGTgctcgtcttcatcttcatcctcctgatGAAGTACAAGCTGCACAGTAACCACTACAAACAGAAAGCCGCCGCACGCCACGCCAACGTCTGCTCCCAGAccaacggaggaggaggaggaggaggaggaggaggcggggccaccgtcctcgctctgcctccctcctcctcctcctctgcaggacAAG GCGGAGGTGCGATTAAAAACTGCCAACCGTCGTCGTCGTCAACGGACGGGATGGGAGGGGCCTCTCTTCGAGGGACAACTGTAGTGGACTTAAATCCCACCCACGAAGACGACGCCATCTCCCAATAA
- the si:cabz01090165.1 gene encoding leucine-rich repeat and fibronectin type III domain-containing protein 1-like protein isoform X2, whose protein sequence is MDAASSPLGPLLLPLLLLAVLLSSLPSGASSMLCPKRCTCQNLLPSYTVLCAKTGLLFVPPNIDRQTAELRLMDNFITTLRHRDFANMTSLIHLTLSRNTISQIRPYAFADLQDLHALHLDANRLTTLDDSHFQGLVNLRHLILANNQLHGISEGAFQDFLETLEDLDLSYNNLVDIPWETISLLVSVNTLSLDHNLIESVPEGIFSNLHKLARLDMTSNKLKKIPPDPLFLRIPVYAKMKGSPLTALVLSFGGNPLHCNCELVWLRRLTREDDLETCASPKDLAGKYFWTIREEEFVCEPPMITRHTSKMFVMEGQEVSLRCKSIGDPEPSTHWVSPDGKLIGNTSRTVCYENGSLDILKASVKDSGKFTCIASNAAGEATAPVELVVNPSPHFDPKLDPDPGPSDIPTSIKSNVSGGQARSDQQRVSVSDVTSSSATIRWPPQNHIPGVRMYQIQYNSSTDDILIYRMIPANHKYFLLSDLASSRDYELCVLAVYDDGITALTGTKLVGCVSFSTETEYGRCHSIRDQFLGGTMIIIIGGIIVASVLVFIFILLMKYKLHSNHYKQKAAARHANVCSQTNGGGGGGGGGGGATVLALPPSSSSSAGQGGGAIKNCQPSSSSTDGMGGASLRGTTVVDLNPTHEDDAISQ, encoded by the exons ATGGACGCGGCCTCCTCGCCGCTcggccctctcctcctccccttgctCCTGCTCGCcgtcctcctgtcctccctcccctccggCGCCTCCTCCATGCTGTGCCCGAAGCGCTGCACCTGCCAGAACCTGCTGCCGTCCTACACGGTGCTGTGCGCCAAGACGGGCCTGCTCTTCGTCCCGCCCAACATCGACCGGCAGACGGCCGAGCTCCGGCTGATGGACAACTTCATCACGACGCTGAGGCACCGCGACTTCGCCAACATGACCAGCCTG ATCCACCTGACGCTGAGCAGAAACACCATCAGTCAGATCCGGCCGTACGCCTTCGCCGACCTCCAGGACCTCCACGCGCTCCACCTGGACGCCAACCGCCTCACCACCCTGGACGACTCGCACTTCCAGGGCCTGGTCAACCTGCGGCACCTCATCCTGGCCAACAACCAGCTGCACGGCATATCGGAGGGGGCCTTTCAG GACTTCCTGGAGACCCTGGAGGACTTGGATCTGAGCTACAACAACCTGGTGGACATCCCGTGGGAGACGATCTCCCTGCTGGTCAGCGTCAACACCCTGAGCCTGGACCACAACCTGATCGAGAGCGTCCCCGAGGGGATCTTCTCCAACCTGCACAAGCTGGCCCG ACTGGACATGACGTCCAACAAGCTGAAGAAGATTCCTCCCGACCCGTTGTTCCTGCGGATCCCGGTGTACGCCAAGATGAAGGGTTCCCCTCTCACGGCGCTGGTGCTGAGTTTCGGTGGGAACCCCCTGCACTGTAACTGCGAGCTGGTGTGGCTCCGCAGACTGACCAGGGAGGACGACCTGGAGACCTGCGCCTCGCCCAAAGACCTGGCCGGAAAATACTTCTGGACCATCAGAGAG GAAGAGTTTGTCTGCGAGCCCCCGATGATCACTCGTCACACCTCCAAGATGTTTGTGATGGAGGGTCAGGAGGTCAGCCTGCGCTGCAAGTCCATCGGGGATCCTGAACCTTCCACGCACTGGGTCAGCCCCGACGGGAAGCTGATCGGAAACACGTCCCGGACCGTCTGCTACGAGAACGGCTCGCTGGACATCCTCAAGGCCTCCGTCAAG GATTCTGGAAAGTTCACGTGCATAGCGTCGAACGCGGCCGGCGAGGCCACTGCTCCGGTCGAGTTAGTCGTCAACCCGTCGCCGCACTTTGACCCCAAGCTGGACCCTGACCCGGGGCCTTCGGACATCCCCACCTCCATCAAGTCCAACGTCAGCGGAGGCCAGGCCCGGTCGGACCAGCAGCGGGTCAGCGTGTCGGATGTGACGTCCAGCTCTGCCACGATCCGATGGCCGCCGCAGAACCACATCCCCGGTGTCCGCATGTACCAGATCCAGTACAACAGCTCCACAGACGATATCCTCATATACAG GATGATCCCAGCCAACCACAAGTACTTCCTGCTGAGCGACCTGGCGTCGTCGCGGGACTACGAGCTGTGCGTCTTGGCCGTGTACGACGACGGCATCACGGCGCTGACGGGCACCAAGCTGGTGGGCTGCGTGTCCTTCAGCACGGAGACGGAGTACGGACGCTGTCACTCCATTCGAGACCAG TTCCTGGGCGGCAcaatgatcatcatcatcgggGGGATCATCGTGGCCTCGGTgctcgtcttcatcttcatcctcctgatGAAGTACAAGCTGCACAGTAACCACTACAAACAGAAAGCCGCCGCACGCCACGCCAACGTCTGCTCCCAGAccaacggaggaggaggaggaggaggaggaggaggcggggccaccgtcctcgctctgcctccctcctcctcctcctctgcaggacAAG GCGGAGGTGCGATTAAAAACTGCCAACCGTCGTCGTCGTCAACGGACGGGATGGGAGGGGCCTCTCTTCGAGGGACAACTGTAGTGGACTTAAATCCCACCCACGAAGACGACGCCATCTCCCAATAA